In the Caenorhabditis elegans chromosome X genome, one interval contains:
- the sedl-1 gene encoding putative trafficking protein particle complex subunit 2 (Confirmed by transcript evidence) yields MATKEFYFAIIGHCDQPIFEMDFPVGEKKTKESEGTRHLNHYIGHAALDIVDEHALTTSQMYLKMVDKFNEWYVSAFVTASRIRFIMLHTHRADEGIKQFFQEMYETYIKHAMNPFYEIDDVIESPAFEQKATLYGRKYLS; encoded by the exons ATGGCAACCAAGGAGTTCTACTTTGCGATCATTGGACACTGCGACCAGCCGATCTTCGAGATGGACTTCCCGGTCGGCGAGAAGAAGACGAAGGAGTCGGAAGGCACTCGGCATCTCAATCACTACATTGGTCACGCCGCGCTGGATATTGTCGACGAGCACGCACTGACCACTTCTCAGATGTACCTCAAG atggtCGACAAGTTCAACGAGTGGTACGTGAGCGCGTTCGTCACCGCCAGCCGCATCCGCTTCATCATGCTTCACACACATCGCGCCGACGAGGGAATCAAGCAATTTTTCCAG gAGATGTACGAGACCTACATCAAGCACGCCATGAATCCGTTCTACGAAattgatgacgtcattgaGTCGCCGGCGTTTGAGCAAAAGGCGACACTCTACGGCCGGAAATATTTGTCTTGA